AAAGTAACCTGATGGACTTAACCGTCCTACAGGCTAGAGGCTGTTTAAACCAGCCCCAAAGAATAAGGGTTTTAAGCCAATCTTCTTTGAAATCCCCTTGTCCTTATTTGCCGTGAGACTGCTTTCAGGTATGGGGAAGTTTAAAGAGAGTGTTGTCATTGCCAAAAGAGATCCCCATTGTACGGTATGCTCATCTGAGAATAATGCCAATCCAAGCTGAAGGGTCATATATTTTGGTGAGCTAACAACTAACAAAGGCCAAATATAATCGTTCCATCTCCAAGTAAACGATAACACAGCTAAGGCAGCTATTACAGGTTGAGATAAAGGTATTATGATCCTCCAAAATATTTTTAGTTCGCTTGCTCCATCGATTTTAGCACTTTTTATCACTTCTGTTGGATACGCCTATGAACACATCTGCACCAAAAAGAGCATCTGAGAGATGCCC
This DNA window, taken from Petrotoga miotherma DSM 10691, encodes the following:
- a CDS encoding ABC transporter permease subunit, with product MIKSAKIDGASELKIFWRIIIPLSQPVIAALAVLSFTWRWNDYIWPLLVVSSPKYMTLQLGLALFSDEHTVQWGSLLAMTTLSLNFPIPESSLTANKDKGISKKIGLKPLFFGAGLNSL